Proteins encoded within one genomic window of Trichoderma asperellum chromosome 2, complete sequence:
- a CDS encoding uncharacterized protein (EggNog:ENOG41~SECRETED:SignalP(1-19)), producing MTLKQSALAALAAAVGAQAQLFTVNCSPLTQFRGDPIVSPGILSSHVHAVVGGTAFSFNTTPAQARAATATTCDKVLDQSNYWQPQVYHQRTDGQFELVTFQGSATYYIQRACDYAPGRTNCDSAPPPIAPPQGLIMLVGDLNRRTFNASSFEDQAISHVCIDPNPVPDSNTFPSKQCQRMRSETFFPSCWDGVNLDSSTHKSHVAFPAIGAYNGGVCPQSHPKAILSVFYEFFYDTGSIQNYNRLVYADGDATGYSLHADYLQGWTDQNALNNAIATCTGPNGVLDKGCSLNVGPNGSPGSSSPQKLQTPAPTENIGLNGPISALPGNNPIH from the exons ATGACTTTGAAGCAATCTGCCctggctgctctggccgctGCCGTTGGAGCTCAGGCTCAACTGTTCACTGTCAACTGCTCTCCCCTGACTCAGTTCCGAGGTGATCCCATCGTCTCTCCTGGTATACTGTCTTCTCATGTCCATGCCGTTGTTGGTGGCACCGCTTTCTCCTTCAACACGACCCCCGCTCAAGCACGAGCTGCCACTGCCACAACATGTGACAAGGTCCTCGATCAAAGCAACTACTGGCAGCCCCAAGTTTACCATCAGCGAACTGATGGCCAGTTTGAGCTAGTTACTTTCCAGGGTAGT GCTACCTACTACATCCAACGTGCCTGTGACTATGCTCCTGGCAGAACCAACTGCGattcagctcctcctcctattGCCCCTCCTCAAGGCCTCATCATGTTGGTTGGAGATCTAAACCGACG CACTTTCAATGCCTCGAGCTTCGAAGACCAGGCCATCTCGCACGTTTGCATTGATCCCAATCCTGTGCCTGACTCCAATACCTTCCCTTCCAAGCAATGCCAGCGCATGCGTTCTGAGACATTCTTCCCGTCTTGCTGGGACGGCGTCAACTTGGACAGCAGCACTCACAAGTCTCAT GTTGCTTTCCCCGCCATTGGTGCCTACAATGGAGGTGTCTGCCCTCAATCACACCCCAAGGCCATTCTCTCGGTCTTCTACGAGTTCTTTTATGACACTGGCTCAATCCAGAATTACAACCGCCTTGTCTATGCCGACGGTGATGCTACCGGTTACAGTCTTCACGCAGACTACCTCCAAGGCTGGACTGACCAAAACGCACTCAACAACGCCATCGCCACCTGCACTGGTCCCAATGGTGTCCTTGACAAGGGATGCAGCTTGAATGTCGGACCCAACGGCTCTCCtggttcttcttcgcctcagAAGCTCCAGACTCCTGCTCCTACAGAGAACATTGGACTTAACGGCCCAATTTCTGCCCTTCCCGGTAACAACCCTATCCACTAA